Proteins encoded together in one Sceloporus undulatus isolate JIND9_A2432 ecotype Alabama chromosome 4, SceUnd_v1.1, whole genome shotgun sequence window:
- the PRL gene encoding prolactin, producing the protein MTDKKTSLKGVLLAILLMTNTFLSRKCVTSSPICPNGSDSCQVSLGDLFDRAVKLSHYIHSLSAEIFNEFDERYTQGRGFIAKAVNSCHTSSLITPEDKEQAQQIHHEDLLNLVLSVLRSWNDPLLHLASEVQRIREAPDTILWKAVEIEAQNKRLLEGMERIVGRVHPSDLGNEVYSQWSGLPSLQLADEDSRLFAFYNLLHCLRRDSNKIDNYLKLLKCRLIHDSNC; encoded by the exons GTGTGCTGTTGGCTATCCTGCTGATGACTAACACGTTCTTGTCAAGAAAGTGTGTAACTTCTTCACCTATTTGTCCCAATGGTTCTGACAGTTGCCAGGTGTCCCTGGGGGATCTTTTTGACCGTGCTGTCAAACTCTCACACTATATCCATTCTCTTTCTGCAGAAATATTCAATGAATTT GATGAACGCTACACTCAGGGCCGGGGGTTTATTGCAAAGGCTGTTAACAGCTGTCATACTTCTTCCCTCATTACTCCTGAAGACAAAGAGCAAGCTCAACAGATTCAT CATGAGGACCTGCTAAATCTAGTGCTGAGTGTACTCCGCTCCTGGAATGACCCTCTACTCCATCTGGCCTCTGAGGTACAAAGAATCAGGGAAGCTCCTGATACCATTCTCTGGAAGGCTGTGGAGATTGAGGCACAGAACAAACGGCTTCTGGAGGGAATGGAGAGAATAGTTGGACGG GTTCATCCAAGTGATTTGGGCAATGAAGTCTATTCTCAGTGGTCGGGACTCCCATCCCTCCAACTGGCTGATGAAGATTCTCGTCTATTCGCTTTCTACAACCTACTGCACTGTTTGCGTAGGGACTCCAACAAAATTGACAACTACCTGAAACTCTTGAAATGCCGTCTCATTCATGATAGCAACTGCTGA